The DNA region TTGAACATATTCGCATGTTcatgttcctttttttccctgaTATTTACTGGCATTAGGTTGACTGTTGAGATCAAGAAAGTTCACATCTTTCACTCATTCTAAACGTATGAAAAGatctctctttattttttgtccCTCTGTTTGAGTGCATCCTCGTGTGCAATTAGCTGGAGACCGTGTGAAAGAGTCGGTGGACTTAAGATTGACTTCTGGTTACGTTGGACCAACCAGTGGTTGATTATTTCAGAATGGACCTCCTACTTGTAACTTATGTGTTGATAATTTGTTTCTATTCATGAATATTATAAGCAAAATAATGCAGGCCACCTAAAATACTTTGACCTCTGTCTTCGAACTCGAAGAAAATCTTGGTGGTCCCGTGGAAATGAATATGTCTGCCTTGCCGTTGCATGTTCTCTCAAACACATTACATCTTCAATAGATTCGATGTGCTTAGTGTTTCAGTGGCTGTTGATCAGCATGAAGCTACTGCATGATAGAATCTCTTTTGTTCGGGGCTTTTCATTTAATGTCTTCAATTTCATGTTGGACGAATTGGCGACCTCTTGTCAAGTATTTGTTCATAGTTCATACATATCGTTTGGTTTTAATGAAGCATTATTCTCAATCTAGAATGATTTGGCATTATCAATGAGCAGTCGGCCAAAACTCGAAATAATTTAAgatctttatatttttgtttgctATGGATAAATGGACAAGTAATGGCATTGCATCTTTTTCGCTACTAACAGCAGTgttcttttccatttatttGATACTTTACCATCTTTTATTAGGAGAGAGAGTCTTAATAAGTTTCACCCCTTTCCCTTTGGTTTCTAGGGGTCCCATGGACAGAAGAAGAGCATCGTCTGTTTCTGATTGGCCTTCAGAAATTGGGTAAAGGTGACTGGCGTGGGATAGCGAGAAACTATGTTACGTCAAGAACTCCAACCCAGGTGGCAAGCCATGCGCAAAAGTATTTCATTCGACAGACTCATGCTGGCCGAAGGAAGAGGCGTTCGAGCCTCTTCGACATGGCTCCTGATGTGGTTCGTTTTTTCTCCCTTAAAGAAGCTTTGACCTCTCTTTTCATTGTTAATCGCATAATTACTGCTTTGGGTGCTCGCAGCTTTAGCAATCACATAATTTCACCATGGGAAGTACATGTATTAAGCTCCATGGGAGACTGATGACCATCAGATCTTCTATCCTATTTAAAAGACGTTATACCATCTATTTCTGAGGCAGTTATCAACAGAAGTTACCAATCAACTTATCATGCATTTATTTCTCCTTTGTGGTCAGATCATGTGTTTCTGATCAATTTATCATGCATCTTTTAGGATTTCGATCCACCCACAGTACCAGAAGAGCCCTCACTGCCTCCTCCAGCAGGAGAAGCTGATAACACAAATTCGATGCCTTCTCTGGATCTCTCTCTGGGCTCAGAGGTCAAGCCCATGGAGACCTCACCCCAAGAACCGCATAAAGAGAACGCGGAAAATCTGGTTCCACCGGCTGGGTTCCCGCTCTTTATCCCGGGATATTTCCAAGCTCAGATCCATGTCCCTGTTCCGTTCCCCATTTGGCAGCCCATTGTGGCCCAACAGGAGGACGACAAGTGTACTGAGACGACATCCCAACACCAGGTGCTGAAACCCATTCCGTTGCTCCCCAAGGAAACCGTTAACGTGGATGAGCTGGTGGGCATGTCTCAGCTAAGCCTGATAGAGGCAGAAGGCGGCTCTAACCCCAAGGAGACTCCATCTCTCTCGCTAAAGTTAACTGGGGAGCCATCTAGACAATCTGCTTTCCATGCTAACAGTGGAGCTGTAAGCGGGTCAGACCTTAGCACGGGCAAGAATAGCCCAATCCAAGCAGTCTGATCCTGTACTGGATTCATTTTGTTGGGATTCAGAAGAAGGGCATCTTGTTTGAGTAGCCGTTGAGGTTGCATGGCAGTCCTCGAAGCCCAACCCAAGGTTTAGATGGATCTATTAGTGCTTTCGGAAATTCTTAATCTATTCTTTTTAACTGTAATCAGGTAAACGATCTATAACAATAATTGATATGTAGTAAGCGCAGCAAGTGTTGTATCTCTGCATGTATAGCCGGACCAAGTGATTTCTTTTGCTGCTTGCAATTTTTGCAGGGGCAAGTTAgcttaggtttttttttttttctatttctgcATCGATATTTAATGATATATCTAATTTCGTGGTAAGTTCACTGTTCTTTGACTGTGATTCAAGTTGATTGTAGCCTGTAGTGACCGTGGGCGGGCGATAGCCCAGGATTATCCACTAAACTTTGTATAGTATGGCCAGGCTCAGCCGAGCTGATGTCATGGCTCCGGGTCCATTTATTTGACAGGTTTGCCGGGCCAGCCAGACCATGATTGGGTCAAGCTGTTTCTGCAGAGGACAGCATCAATTAACATTAGAAAATTTACTGGTAAGTACATGGAGTTGCTTCATGAAGATGGCATGGTCGACCGTCCTCTACTGATTCTGCGGGGCTAGATAAATGGAATTAGTTCCATCAGCGAAACCTGAAACTGCAGCTTACAAGAACAGAACCTCGAACTGCAAGTAGTAATATGACCTCAATCCTTCAGATGTGAACAGACTGCATccgaaacaaaaaattaaaccCGATTTACAATACGAATC from Punica granatum isolate Tunisia-2019 chromosome 3, ASM765513v2, whole genome shotgun sequence includes:
- the LOC116198499 gene encoding transcription factor MYBS3, translating into MTRRCSHCSNNGHNSRTCPTRGAGAGPSSGVKLFGVRLIDGSMKKSASMGNLSAHFHSSSASPNPGSPDPGQVHVPEGYLSDDTAHGSSHRRGERKRGVPWTEEEHRLFLIGLQKLGKGDWRGIARNYVTSRTPTQVASHAQKYFIRQTHAGRRKRRSSLFDMAPDVDFDPPTVPEEPSLPPPAGEADNTNSMPSLDLSLGSEVKPMETSPQEPHKENAENLVPPAGFPLFIPGYFQAQIHVPVPFPIWQPIVAQQEDDKCTETTSQHQVLKPIPLLPKETVNVDELVGMSQLSLIEAEGGSNPKETPSLSLKLTGEPSRQSAFHANSGAVSGSDLSTGKNSPIQAV